The genomic DNA CCCCGGCGGACCCCGAGGTGGCCGTCGAGGTCGCCCGGGCCCTGGGTGACCTCGACGCGGCCGTCGCCCCCGGTCCGTGCGCCGCGGCGTCCCCCGGCGGGGCCGCACCGGCCGCCGTGCACGTGCCGACCGACGCGACCGCGGCGGCCCTCGGCCTGCGCCTGCGGCTGCGGGCCGCGGCCGGGCCCGCGGCCGCAGGCGCCGACCCCATCCACCCGCCCCGAGGCTGAGGAGCTCCCGTGGCACGCATCCGCATCGCCGGCGACACCCTGGTCGTGGAGATCGAGGGAACGGACAGGCTCTGGGCGCTGAAGAGCCGCCTGGAGATCCCCCTGGAGAACGTACGCGGCGCCACCGCCGACCCCGGCGCGGCCAGGGAGCCCAAGGGGTTCCGGGCGCCCGGCACGCACCTGCCCGGCGTGATCACCGCCGGAACGTTCCACCTCGACGGCGAGCGCGTCTTCTGGGACGTGCGCGACGGCTCCAAGGCCGTCGTCGTCGAGCTTCGCGACGAGCGCTACGCCCGGCTCGTCGTCGAGGTCGAGGACCCGCGGGCCACCGTGGCCCTCGTGGAGGGGGCCCTCGCCCCCTCGGCCGGTTAGGCGCCCGTGCGTGGGGCCCGGGCCGGTCCGGCGGTGGCGGCGGGACGCCGGGCCGTGGCGGTCCGGCGCCCCGCGCCCGTGACGGCCGGGCCGATCGCGGTGGGCCCGGGTCCGGGGCCCCGCCCTGCGGACCTCAGTGGCCGCGTTCGATCCAGGCCGGGAGGTCGGGCTTCTCGGTGCCGATGGTCGTGTCCCCGCCGTGGCCCGTGAGGACCTTCGTCCCGGGCGGCAGGACCAGCAGGCGCTCCCGGATCGAGCGGATGATGGTCGGGAAGTCGGAGTAGGACCGGCCGGTCGCGCCGGGGCCTCCCGCGAAGAGGGTGTCGCCGGTGAACACGGTGTCCAGCTCCGGGGCGTACAGGCAGACGGCCCCGGGGGTGTGGCCGGGCGTGTGCAGCACCCGCAGCTCCAGACCGGCGACGGTGATGCGCTGGCCGTCCGCGAGGTCTCCGGAGGGGGCGCTTCCGGGGTGGGTCTGCTCCCACAGCGGCCGGTCGTCGGGGTGGACGAGTACGGGCGCGCCGGTCGCCCGGGCCAGGGCGGGGGCCGCGTTGACGTGGTCGTTGTGGCCGTGGGTGCAGACGACGGCCTTCACCGTGCGGTCGCCGACCGCGGCGGCGACCGCGTCGGCGTCGTGGGCGGCGTCGATGACGACGACCTCACGGGCGTCCCCGACGATCCAGACGTTGTTGTCGACCTCCCAGGTGCCTCCGTCGAGGCTGAAGGTACCGGAGGTGACGACGCGTTCGATGCGTACGCCGGCGTTCACAGGACCACCACCGAACGCAGGACGTCGCCCTTCTGCATGCGGACGAAGGCGTCCTCGACCTCGTCGAGGGCGACGGTCTCGGAGACGAAGGCGTCCAGGTCCAGGCGGCCCTGGAGGTGGAGGTCGACGAGCATGGGGAAGTCCCGGGACGGCAGGCAGTCGCCGTACCAGGAGGACTTCAGCGCCCCGCCCCGGCCGAAGACGTCCAGGAGGGGGAGTTCGATCTTCATCTCGGGCGTCGGCACGCCGACCAGGACGACCGTGCCGGCCAGGTCCCGGGCGTAGAACGCCTGCCGGTAGGTCTCCGGGCGGCCGACCGCCTCGATGACGACGTCGGCGCCGAAGCCGCCGGTCAGGTCGCGGACCGCCTCGACCGGGTCGGTCCGCCGGGCGTCGACGGTGTGGGTGGCGCCCAGGCGGCGGGCGGTCTCCAGCTTCCGGGGGTCGAGGTCGACGGCGATGATCCTCGCCGCCCCGGCGAGCCGGGAGCCGAGCACGGCCGCGCCGCCCACGCCGCCGCACCCGATGACGGCGACCGTGTCGCCGCGGCCGACGCCGCCGGTGTTGATCGCCGCGCCGATGCCGGCCATCACCCCGCAGCCCAGCAGTCCGGCCGCGGCGGGCGAGACGGCCGGATCGACCTTGGTGCACTGCCCGGCCGCGACCAGGGTCTTCTCGGCGAAGGCCCCGATCCCGAGGGCGGGCGACAGCTCGGTGCCGTCGAGGAGGGTCATCCTCTGGCGGGCGTTGTGCGTGTCGAAGCAGTACTGCGGGCGTCCGCGGCGGCAGGCGCGGCACCGGCCGCACACGGCACGCCAGTTGAGGACGACGAAGTCACCGGGCGCGACGTCCGTCACGCCGGGGCCGACCGACTCGACGACGCCGGCCGCCTCGTGCCCGAGGAGGAAGGGGAAGTCGTCGTTGATGCCGCCCTCGCGGTAGTGCAGGTCGGTGTGGCACACGCCGCACGTCTGCACCGCGACCACCGCCTCCCCCGGCCCGGGGTCGGGTACGGCGATCGTCTCGACGCGCACCGGCTCGCCCTTCGCATGGGCGACGACGCCACGTACGTGTTGGGGCATGGGGAGGAACCTTTCCGTTGGCCGTGAGAAGGAGCTGGACGGTGTGTCTCCGGGCGCCGCACCCTCCTTCGCGGCGCCGAGCGGCGGCGGCCGGTCCGCCGCTGCGCCCCGGCTCGGCCCCGGGTCCGGTGTGCCGCGCCCGCCCCGCGGAACCGGCGCGCGGCCTCCGGGCGGCGGCCCGCTGGAGCGGCACCCTCCGGTTCCGGCACGGCCGCCCGGGGCGATCCGGTGCCCGTGCGCGTCCCGTCGATCACCGTACAGAGGGTACTGCCGCCCCGGCCCCTCCTGCGGGACCGGGGCGGCGGGCGCGACCGGCGTCCGGCCGGGCGTCAGGTGCCGGCGCCGTGCCAGGGCGCGTCGGGGCGGGTGGGGCGGGCGCGGGCGGCGGTCCGGAGCGCGTACACCGGCCCGTCGCCGGGGACGGGGCCCAGGTAGTGGTGGCCGGTCATGTGGCACCAGGCCGGCAGGTCGAGCGGGGCGGCGGGATCGGTGGCGATCACGTGGACGACGGTGCCCGGGGCGGCGCCCTCGATGGCCGCGCGGAGGCGGAGCAGGAGGGTGACGCAGAGGAGGCCGGTCCCGTCGACGGTGATACCGGGGACGGGGATTCCGGAAGCAGAGGTTCCGGAAGCGGGGACGTCGGGGACGGGAGCGTCGGATGCGGGGTCCACGGGGCTCCTCATCGGCGGCGGGCGGTGGCGGCGGCGACGGGCAGCAGGAGGAGGGAGAGGACTCCGCAGGCGAGGGCGAGGACGGGGTAGCCGGTGGCGGCGACCACGACGCCGGAGGCCATGCCCCCGGTGGCGCCGGCGATGGCGACGGCCACGTCGACCGTGCCCTGGGTCCTGGCGCGGGTCGCGATCGGGACGGTGTCGGTGATGATCGCGGTACCGGTCACGAGGCCGAAGTTCCAGCCGAGGCCGAGCAGGGCCAGGGCGAGGGCGAGGAGGGCGACGGAGTCGCCGGGCGCGGTGGCGGCGAGGACGCCGGCGGCCAGGAGGGTGACGCCGGAGGCGGCGGCGATCCTCGTGCGGCCGTAGTGGTCGACGAGCCAGCCGGTGAGGGGCGAGGGCAGGTACATGGCGCCGATGTGGATGGCGATGACGAGACCGGAGGCCGCGGTGCCGTGACCGTGGTCGTGCATGTGGACCGGGGTCATCGTCATGATCGCGACCATGACGAGCTGGGTGAGGACCATGACGAGCGCGCCGAGGGCGACGCCGCGGCCCTCCTGCGCGGACGTGGCGGGCTCTCCCCCGGCGGGGCCCGCCTCCCGCCCGGTGTCGGCGACGGCGCGGGCCAGGAGGAGGGGGTCGGGCCGCAGCCAGAGGGCGAGGACGAGCGCGGCGAGGACGTAGGCCGCGCCGGAGAGGAGGAAGGGGCCGGCGAGGTGGGGGACGGCGAGGGTCTCGGCGAACGCGCCGGCGGGAGCGGTGAGGTTGGGACCGGCGACGCCTCCGAGGGTGGTGGCGACCAGGACGGTGGAGACGGCGCGGGCGCGGTGGCCGGGGGCGGCGAGATCGGCGCCGGCGTAGCGGGCCTGAAGGTTGGTGGCGGTGCCCGCGCCGTAGACGAACAGGGCGGTGAAGAGCAGGGCGGGACTGTCCAGGACGGCGGCGGCGATGACGCCGGCGCTGCCGATCGCGCCCGTGAGGTATCCGGCGGTGAGGCCGGGACGGCGCCCGCGGGTCTGGGAGACACGGCCCACGATGACGGCGGCGAGGGCGGACCCGGCGGTGAGCAGGGCGCTGGGCAGGCCGGCGAGGCCGGTGGAGCCGAGCATGTCCTGGGCGAGGAGGGCGCCCACCGTGACCCCGGCGGCGAGTCCGGCGCCGCTGAGGATCTGGGAGGCCACCAGGACGCGCAGGACGCGGCGCTGTGCCGGGGCGGTGTCGGGTGTGGCGGCGGGAGGGACCTGGGTGGCGCTCGTCATGTCTCTTTCCGGGGCGTGCGGTGGGGCGGGAAGGCGGGCGGTGGTGCAGGGCGGGCCGGGTGGCCCCGGCGTCCGCGGCCTCCCCGCACCGGAGCGGTGGGCCGCGCTGCGGTGGCCGCCGCCCGGTGCGGGGAGGTCGCCGAGCTCCGGGACGGGCCGGACGGTTCGCGGCGCGGTGGGAGGCGCGGGCGCCGCGGTGCCGGGCCGGGCGGTGGTGTCCCCGGTCCGGACGTACGGCGGGGGGGCCGGGGACCGGGTGAGCCGCCGCGCACCGGCGTCCGCCGCCCCGCCCCTCCGGCCGCGGCGGGCACGGCCGGAGGGGCCGCGGCGAGGCCGC from Streptomyces sp. MRC013 includes the following:
- a CDS encoding S-(hydroxymethyl)mycothiol dehydrogenase; translated protein: MPQHVRGVVAHAKGEPVRVETIAVPDPGPGEAVVAVQTCGVCHTDLHYREGGINDDFPFLLGHEAAGVVESVGPGVTDVAPGDFVVLNWRAVCGRCRACRRGRPQYCFDTHNARQRMTLLDGTELSPALGIGAFAEKTLVAAGQCTKVDPAVSPAAAGLLGCGVMAGIGAAINTGGVGRGDTVAVIGCGGVGGAAVLGSRLAGAARIIAVDLDPRKLETARRLGATHTVDARRTDPVEAVRDLTGGFGADVVIEAVGRPETYRQAFYARDLAGTVVLVGVPTPEMKIELPLLDVFGRGGALKSSWYGDCLPSRDFPMLVDLHLQGRLDLDAFVSETVALDEVEDAFVRMQKGDVLRSVVVL
- a CDS encoding MBL fold metallo-hydrolase translates to MNAGVRIERVVTSGTFSLDGGTWEVDNNVWIVGDAREVVVIDAAHDADAVAAAVGDRTVKAVVCTHGHNDHVNAAPALARATGAPVLVHPDDRPLWEQTHPGSAPSGDLADGQRITVAGLELRVLHTPGHTPGAVCLYAPELDTVFTGDTLFAGGPGATGRSYSDFPTIIRSIRERLLVLPPGTKVLTGHGGDTTIGTEKPDLPAWIERGH
- a CDS encoding sulfurtransferase TusA family protein; this encodes MPVPGITVDGTGLLCVTLLLRLRAAIEGAAPGTVVHVIATDPAAPLDLPAWCHMTGHHYLGPVPGDGPVYALRTAARARPTRPDAPWHGAGT
- a CDS encoding MFS transporter, giving the protein MTSATQVPPAATPDTAPAQRRVLRVLVASQILSGAGLAAGVTVGALLAQDMLGSTGLAGLPSALLTAGSALAAVIVGRVSQTRGRRPGLTAGYLTGAIGSAGVIAAAVLDSPALLFTALFVYGAGTATNLQARYAGADLAAPGHRARAVSTVLVATTLGGVAGPNLTAPAGAFAETLAVPHLAGPFLLSGAAYVLAALVLALWLRPDPLLLARAVADTGREAGPAGGEPATSAQEGRGVALGALVMVLTQLVMVAIMTMTPVHMHDHGHGTAASGLVIAIHIGAMYLPSPLTGWLVDHYGRTRIAAASGVTLLAAGVLAATAPGDSVALLALALALLGLGWNFGLVTGTAIITDTVPIATRARTQGTVDVAVAIAGATGGMASGVVVAATGYPVLALACGVLSLLLLPVAAATARRR